A region of Chiloscyllium punctatum isolate Juve2018m chromosome 44, sChiPun1.3, whole genome shotgun sequence DNA encodes the following proteins:
- the szl gene encoding sizzled → MPGLLSLVCALSFALIDCFDIGISTKCVNVPKEMGLCQDVGYSEMRLPNLMGHTTLREVILKSVEWETLLRTGCHSQSGTFLCSLFAPVCLDTFLQPCRSLCVAVRDSCSQVLTCHGQSWPDVFDCDRFPAEEDTCLTSFGTESSSYRKFFPKPTCQGCPTTEEPGAHKRVLQAFCQNNFAVKVTLTKRKRASGDSEYEVEGWVEMISPGSLFPFGSRTIIQQWLLINTSCAHKLTPSSNRAVQYVLIGNVQDTNVIVNKIYLWHRKDTPITLAARKWKQHRC, encoded by the exons ATGCCTGGTCTCCTTTCGCTGGTCTGTGCCCTGTCGTTTGCGCTAATCGATTGCTTTGACATTGGAATATCGACAAAGTGCGTAAACGTACCGAAAGAAATGGGCTTGTGTCAGGATGTTGGATACTCAGAAATGAGGCTTCCCAATCTGATGGGCCACACGACACTCAGGGAAGTTATCCTGAAATCTGTTGAGTGGGAGACGCTGCTTCGTACTGGCTGTCACTCACAGAGTGGCACCTTTCTCTGCTCCTTGTTTGCTCCCGTCTGTTTAGACAC GTTCCTTCAGCCTTGCAGGAGTCTGTGTGTAGCTGTCAGGGACAGCTGTAGCCAAGTTCTCACCTGCCACGGACAGTCCTGGCCCGATGTCTTTGACTGTGATCGATTCCCCGCCGAGGAGGACACCTGCCTCACATCGTTCGGCACCGAATCTTCTTCCTATCGAAAAT TTTTCCCCAAGCCAACGTGCCAGGGCTGTCCTACTACAGAGGAACCAGGAGCCCACAAAAGAGTTCTGCAAGCATTTTGTCAGAACAATTTCG CTGTGAAAGTTACCCTGACGAAAAGGAAGCGTGCCTCAGGAGATTCCGAGTACGAGGTGGAAGGATGGGTGGAGATGATTAGCCCTGGTTCGCTGTTTCCCTTTGGATCACGCACTATTATTCAGCAGTGGCTCCTGATCAATACAAGCTGCGCCCACAAGCTGACACCCAGCAGCAACCGCGCCGTGCAGTACGTCCTTATTGGCAATGTTCAGGACACCAATGTAATCGTGAATAAAATCTACTTGTGGCATAGAAAGGATACTCCAATCACACTCGCCGCTCGTAAATGGAAGCAACATAGATGCTAG